A stretch of Procambarus clarkii isolate CNS0578487 chromosome 80, FALCON_Pclarkii_2.0, whole genome shotgun sequence DNA encodes these proteins:
- the LOC123746230 gene encoding adhesive plaque matrix protein translates to MEVLIMLLGVLVLVVMVPRPVLASRHKALHPHNPSGTQDTQDPHGTQVPHGTQDLHGAQVPHGAQDPHGAQVPHGAQVPHGAQDPHGAQGPHGSQDPQDPSASAQETYEVLPSPQALRFGPSWQRPQRQHMLAEAPVPQDALLRLDTRHDEASPHRREPPFRQYDSPLHENIAPLELHDDLPPRPVDAHQHGGSTASHDSLQRMHLPAHKSNWEVFPRLYQNIPGVSGTQGTRRRDAGSKRRTIQTMTAKESWTLFGIPYTALSRRRRPGRGRPSSQNIQGRGRPKGRKVPHKLPSGRQNRQRPQPAAPLPVRRPQPSLRAQSPPHPQSPPHPQSPPHPQSPPHPQFPPHQQSPPTPTARTPTTTTPDPLSVYNMAGPPYHDTIPPSILGREKTFVAPFPSTKTPQTWQPVSTPRSKWSYHPSTTNPKQETTTEENPTHTTDQAGSHKDTTAVNDAPWNNPGDYNWYKNWNRNWNRDWNSDWSDRWSPGISRRQDTVGAPSSPTVTYLPGRQDEHPAGDSDYYDEDEYDNVNKNADYDMPETGGKSDSHTTPNLSNHRLSEDPSTTHRHSEDPSSTHRHSEDPSSTHRHSEDPSSTHRHSEDPSSTHRHSEDPSSTHRHSEDPSSTHRHSEDPPTTYRYPEIPLTKRKYPQTPQSISRHPGTPQTKDSLPQTFETGDASLQMPGETQMKNTHANTTLPVLGGYLDIEPTGISTGRSVTKSRYPKESQIKARYPGESHIKSRYPGESQIKARYPEESQINSRYPEESQINSRYPEESQINSRYPEESQIKARYPEESQINCRYPEESQTNSRYSEESQINGRYPEESLVKSGYPEQPTKSRYPESFIITRYPEEPLIKTKYLKESMIHNRYPAPPPLVNKRYLDSQPMDEDQERRPRRPSSPPRRSSNPSRISSSPPRRSSSSSRRPSSSTISSTWIQRVPAGGRRWSTDTSRALPVSTRTTQRRHSELHPEVGKVILPEEYPMRRRIGLPLDSEKDEMFSLPYRESHPQKRLRQAAPASPGRVWQPVRAVERTR, encoded by the exons GTGTTGATCATGTTGCTGGGAGTGCTGGTCCTGGTAGTGATGGTGCCTCGCCCTGTCCTCGCCTCCCGCCACAaggccctccaccctcacaaccccaGTGGTACCCAAGACACCCAGGACCCTCATGGCACCCAGGTCCCTCATGGCACCCAGGACCTACATGGCGCCCAGGTCCCTCATGGCGCCCAGGACCCTCATGGTGCTCAGGTCCCTCATGGCGCCCAGGTCCCTCATGGCGCCCAGGACCCTCATGGCGCCCAGGGCCCTCATGGCAGCCAGGATCCACAGGACCCCAGCGCGAGTGCTCAAGAGACTTACGAAGTGCTTCCCTCCCCTCAAGCTCTGCGTTTTGGACCAAGTTGGCAGCGGCCCCAAAGGCAGCATATGTTGGCGGAAGCTCCAGTTCCACAAGACGCTTTACTTCGCCTGGACACCCGCCATGACGAGGCTTCCCCTCATCGACGCGAACCTCCATTTCGTCAATACGATTCACCTCTTCACGAGAACATCGCCCCACTTGAACTACATGACGACCTCCCGCCACGACCCGTCGACGCGCATCAACATGGCGGCTCCACCGCCTCCCACGACAGCCTTCAGCGTATGCACCTTCCCGCACACAAGTCGAACTGGGAGGTGTTCCCCCGACTGTACCAGAACATACCGGGGGTGAGTGGGACGCAGGGGACTCGCAGGAGGGACGCAGGCAGCAAAAGGAGAACCATTCAGACCATGACAGCTAAGGAGTCTTGGACCTTGTTTGGCATTCCGTACACAGCCCTGTCAAG GAGACGGCGGCCAGGCCGAGGGCGACCTTCTTCACAGAACATTCAGGGTCGTGGCCGACCCAAGGGTCGGAAAGTTCCTCATAAG TTACCCAGTGGGAGGCAGAACCGACAGCGTCCACAACCTGCAGCTCCTCTGCCTGTTCGTCGCCCACAGCCGTCGCTACGAGCACAGTCGCCACCACACCCACAGTCGCCGCCTCACCCACAGTCGCCGCCTCACCCACAGTCGCCGCCACACCCACAGTTCCCGCCACACCAACAGTCGCCGCCCACGCCCACCGCCCGCACGCCCACCACAACGACTCCGGACCCCTTGAGCGTATACAACATGGCCGGGCCGCCGTACCACGACACTATACCTCCTAGTATCCTTGGCCGAGAGAAGACGTTCGTCGCGCCCTTCCCCTCAACCAAGACCCCTCAG ACATGGCAACCTGTCTCCACCCCCAGATCGAAGTGGTCGTATCATCCCTCGACCACAAACCCGAAGCAGGAGACCACTACCGAAGAGAACCCTACCCACACCACTGACCAAGCGGGCTCCCATAAGGACACCACGGCCGTCAATGACGCCCCATGGAATAACCCCGGTGATTATAACTGGTACAAGAACTGGAACCGCAACTGGAATCGGGACTGGAACAGTGACTGGAGCGACAGGTGGTCTCCGGGTATCTCCAGAAGGCAGGACACAGTTGGCGCCCCGTCCTCACCGACCGTCACCTACTTGCCGGGCAGACAGGATGAGCACCCCGCCGGTGACAGCGACTATTACGACGAGGACGAGTACGATAACGTTAACAAAAATGCAGATTACGACATGCCTGAGACGGGAGGGAAGAGTGACAGCCATACCACACCCAATTTGTCAAATCACAGACTTTCAGAAGACCCGTCAACCACCCACAGACATTCGGAAGACCCGTCATCCACTCACAGACATTCGGAAGACCCGTCATCCACTCACAGACATTCGGAAGACCCGTCATCCACTCACAGACATTCGGAAGACCCGTCATCCACTCACAGACATTCGGAAGACCCGTCATCCACTCACAGACATTCGGAAGACCCGTCATCCACTCACAGACATTCGGAAGACCCGCCAACCACCTACAGATATCCTGAGATACCCCTGACGAAGAGGAAGTATCCACAGACACCCCAATCAATAAGCAGACATCCTGGAACTCCCCAGACTAAAGATAGTCTCCCACAAACGTTTGAGACGGGGGACGCGTCCTTACAAATGCCTGGAGAAACACAGATGAAAAACACACACGCTAATACAACGCTTCCAGTCCTAGGCGGATATCTTGATATTGAACCAACAGGTATATCAACTGGAAGATCTGTAACGAAGAGCAGATATCCAAAAGAATCACAAATAAAGGCCAGATATCCAGGAGAATCACACATAAAGAGCAGATATCCAGGAGAATCACAAATAAAGGCCAGATATCCAGAAGAATCACAAATAAATAGCAGATATCCAGAAGAATCACAAATAAATAGCAGATATCCAGAAGAATCACAAATAAATAGCAGATATCCAGAAGAATCACAAATAAAGGCCAGATATCCAGAAGAATCACAAATAAATTGCAGATATCCAGAAGAATCACAAACAAATAGCAGGTATTCAGAAGAATCACAAATAAATGGCAGATATCCAGAAGAATCATTAGTAAAGAGTGGCTACCCTGAACAACCAACAAAGAGCAGATAccctgaatcattcataatcaCCAGATACCCTGAAGAACCCCTAATAAAGACCAAATATCTTAAAGAATCAATGATACATAACAGatatccagcaccaccaccactagtaaaCAAACGATACCTAGACAGCCAACCTATGGACGAAGACCAGGAACGCCGTCCAAGAAGGCCGTCCAGTCCACCAAGAAGGTCGTCTAATCCCTCGAGAATATCGTCAAGTCCACCAAGAAGATCGTCTAGTTCCTCAAGAAGACCATCGAGTTCAACAATAAGTTCGACCTGGATTCAGAGAGTTCCAGCGGGAGGGCGAAGGTGGAGCACAGATACTTCGAGAGCTCTGCCGGTATCGACGAGGACGACCCAAAGAAGGCACTCCGAGCTTCACCCAGAAGTAGGGAAGGTGATATTGCCCGAGGAGTACCCCATGAGGAGGAGAATAGGATTGCCCCTCGACAGTGAAAAG GACGAGATGTTTTCTCTGCCATATCGCGAGTCTCATCCCCAGAAACGCCTTCGTCAGGCAGCTCCTGCCAGCCCCG GTCGTGTCTGGCAACCAGTCAGAGCAGTTGAACGAACGAGATGA